From one Lycium barbarum isolate Lr01 chromosome 6, ASM1917538v2, whole genome shotgun sequence genomic stretch:
- the LOC132645206 gene encoding uncharacterized protein LOC132645206, producing MMATEDKTLFCYCHWGWKKKVLPDGSTSYVGGITRQVTVKIGIEYNDFVKAVFDRLGIINPSDKRLQFTAKFNSQLIDLKDQNDVNALFQYNDGFADIYASSLEKKPYSRQTSGGAKKVDDENDNKCGVLSKVSVAKQPPHQVNGNPFVRQNNIQNGSNAQFSNLNPHQSTQATSSAMQETFWTKCHTCKIRFQYYSNYVNRALRCKICLKTFIAYDLGSQGAAETPKQSQPAGQKLLPNQSNVKSPFEQKELPKQGTSKMTASSAGFPPTQIGSPQSPEICRGKIAPVFVDIRTKQKDEKYEKLMGGMREGAAMPKVDGESRKRSWKQTVESSVSDDTSVRVETNDVGIENRNNPPAGQGTGLDGYDARRSSQHWQHVSNNKGVIVDVNDLASPLKKAWSNRSAGDSKPLKRASAHLSAGESKSQQKEAICGDDQKHVGVTRSCSNSME from the coding sequence ATGATGGCAACTGAAGATAAAACACTGTTTTGTTATTGTCATTGGGGCTGGAAGAAAAAGGTGCTTCCTGATGGATCCACTTCGTATGTGGGAGGTATTACCCGTCAGGTTACTGTGAAGATAGGCATAGAGTATAATGATTTTGTGAAGGCAGTTTTTGACCGATTAGGCATTATTAATCCTTCAGATAAGAGATTGCAATTTACTGCAAAGTTTAATTCCCAATTGATAGACCTGAAAGACCAAAATGATGTCAATGCTCTCTTTCAATATAATGATGGTTTTGCTGATATTTATGCGTCAAGTTTGGAGAAGAAGCCTTATTCTAGACAGACATCAGGTGGCGCGAAAAAGGTTGATGATGAGAATGATAATAAGTGTGGAGTATTATCCAAAGTTTCTGTAGCAAAGCAACCACCTCATCAGGTTAATGGAAATCCATTTGTCAGGCAAAACAACATTCAAAATGGCTCAAATGCTCAGTTCAGTAATCTAAATCCCCATCAATCTACACAAGCAACTTCATCTGCAATGCAGGAAACATTCTGGACAAAGTGTCACACTTGCAAAATTAGGTTCCAGTATTACAGTAATTATGTCAACCGTGCTCTACGCTGCAAGATATGCTTGAAGACTTTTATTGCATATGATCTAGGTTCTCAAGGTGCCGCTGAGACACCCAAACAAAGTCAACCTGCGGGTCAGAAACTGCTTCCTAACCAATCTAATGTCAAGAGTCCTTTTGAGCAGAAAGAGCTTCCTAAACAAGGAACCTCGAAAATGACTGCAAGCAGTGCTGGGTTTCCACCTACCCAAATAGGATCCCCACAGAGTCCAGAGATATGCAGAGGAAAGATTGCTCCAGTGTTTGTGGATATAAGGACGAAACAGAAGGATGAAAAGTACGAAAAGCTAATGGGTGGTATGAGAGAAGGAGCTGCAATGCCAAAGGTAGATGGCGAAAGCAGGAAAAGGAGTTGGAAGCAGACAGTTGAATCGAGTGTAAGCGATGATACTTCAGTCAGAGTCGAGACAAATGATGTGGGAATTGAGAACAGAAACAATCCACCTGCTGGACAAGGTACTGGACTTGATGGCTATGACGCTAGGAGATCATCTCAGCATTGGCAGCATGTTTCAAACAACAAAGGTGTTATAGTTGATGTGAATGATTTGGCAAGCCCTCTGAAGAAGGCATGGTCTAACCGATCAGCTGGAGATAGTAAACCTCTGAAAAGAGCATCGGCTCACCTGTCAGCTGGAGAAAGTAAATCTCAGCAAAAAGAAGCTATTTGTGGTGATGATCAAAAGCATGTCGGAGTAACTAGGTCGTGCAGTAATTCCATGGAATGA